The following coding sequences lie in one Zingiber officinale cultivar Zhangliang chromosome 2B, Zo_v1.1, whole genome shotgun sequence genomic window:
- the LOC122046068 gene encoding N-alpha-acetyltransferase 40-like isoform X1: MDAKRLPSGKEKKLKRKKVLEKKKTIDEIIKKASSVKDHLVFFPPFCHYERNGLSVYLESGLGDQLTSPIKKYIQNLLKINMEAPYGSEWPAEEKVKRREMVSPDAHYIFVRKSTNQTPVSESEETNCAGLTGDQNALVGFVHYRFIVEEDVPVVYVYELQLEACAQRKGLGKFLMQLIELIAHKNRMGAVMLTVQKANILAMSFYTSKLSYTISAISPSQIDPLIGSEKSYEIFCKTFDSEAKEKMEGKPQHGR; the protein is encoded by the exons ATGGACGCGAAGCGACTCCCAAGTGGCAAAGAGAAGAAGCTCAAAAGAAAGAAG GTActtgagaagaagaaaacaaTTGATGAAATAATAAAGAAGGCATCATCTGTGAAGGACCATCTAGTTTTCTTCCCACCATTCTGTCACTATGAAAGAAATG GACTTTCAGTCTACTTGGAATCGGGTCTCGGAGACCAACTCACCTCGCCTATAAAAAAGTATATTCAAAATCTTCTTAAG ATCAATATGGAAGCTCCATATGGTTCAGAGTGGCCGGCCGAAGAGAAAGTGAAGCGTAGAGAAATGGTTTCTCCTGATGCACACTATATATTTGTTCGAAAATCAACAAATCAAACTCCTGTGTCTGAAAGTGAAGAAACAAACTGTGCTGGTCTGACAGGTGATCAAAATGCACTGGTCGGTTTTGTACATTACCGCTTTATTGTCGAGGAAGATGTTCCTGTGGTTTATGTATATGAACTACAGCTGGAGGCCTGTGCTCAGAGAAAGGGATTAGGGAAGTTTCTGATGCAACTGATTGAACTTATTGCACACAAG AATCGCATGGGAGCTGTGATGCTGACAGTACAAAAAGCGAACATCTTGGCAATGAGTTTCTACACCAGCAAGCTGAG TTACACAATCTCAGCCATCTCCCCGTCACAGATAGATCCTCTG ATTGGATCGGAGAAAAGCTACGAGATTTTCTGCAAGACATTTGATTCTGAAGCAAAAGAAAAAATGGAG GGAAAGCCACAGCATGGTCGATGA
- the LOC122046068 gene encoding uncharacterized protein LOC122046068 isoform X2 produces the protein MDAKRLPSGKEKKLKRKKVLEKKKTIDEIIKKASSVKDHLVFFPPFCHYERNGLSVYLESGLGDQLTSPIKKYIQNLLKINMEAPYGSEWPAEEKVKRREMVSPDAHYIFVRKSTNQTPVSESEETNCAGLTGDQNALLEACAQRKGLGKFLMQLIELIAHKNRMGAVMLTVQKANILAMSFYTSKLSYTISAISPSQIDPLIGSEKSYEIFCKTFDSEAKEKMEGKPQHGR, from the exons ATGGACGCGAAGCGACTCCCAAGTGGCAAAGAGAAGAAGCTCAAAAGAAAGAAG GTActtgagaagaagaaaacaaTTGATGAAATAATAAAGAAGGCATCATCTGTGAAGGACCATCTAGTTTTCTTCCCACCATTCTGTCACTATGAAAGAAATG GACTTTCAGTCTACTTGGAATCGGGTCTCGGAGACCAACTCACCTCGCCTATAAAAAAGTATATTCAAAATCTTCTTAAG ATCAATATGGAAGCTCCATATGGTTCAGAGTGGCCGGCCGAAGAGAAAGTGAAGCGTAGAGAAATGGTTTCTCCTGATGCACACTATATATTTGTTCGAAAATCAACAAATCAAACTCCTGTGTCTGAAAGTGAAGAAACAAACTGTGCTGGTCTGACAGGTGATCAAAATGCACTG CTGGAGGCCTGTGCTCAGAGAAAGGGATTAGGGAAGTTTCTGATGCAACTGATTGAACTTATTGCACACAAG AATCGCATGGGAGCTGTGATGCTGACAGTACAAAAAGCGAACATCTTGGCAATGAGTTTCTACACCAGCAAGCTGAG TTACACAATCTCAGCCATCTCCCCGTCACAGATAGATCCTCTG ATTGGATCGGAGAAAAGCTACGAGATTTTCTGCAAGACATTTGATTCTGAAGCAAAAGAAAAAATGGAG GGAAAGCCACAGCATGGTCGATGA
- the LOC122046070 gene encoding IAA-alanine resistance protein 1-like, which produces MPLFASRRFCRFSLLLLLLLFLVASPLGSSSSCPFSSDVDGHHHHHDHDHDHDHDHDNGHHHEHTDHGFHGEIRRRKLPEELAEEEDLMMLEEVDHDHHHHHHHHHHFDYLGDQHLELSPIGVWVRAMGCSLLVSLASLICLILLPVIFLKGKPSKAVVDSLAIFGAGAMLGDAFLHQLPHAFGGSHSHAHEHHNHHHEHGHSHAHSLEDLSIGLSILFGIVLFFLVEKVVRYVEDNSDQGDHDLIHGHHHHHKRHNKLKDEDHEVLNGDNQEGKTEKESSHSESDDTPAKGHSDHDNLLRKRVNTSSGTAVDGKDSKARNSSASQQSSTSETASQSSLVFGYLNLFSDGVHNFTDGMALGSAFLLHGSVGGWSRTLFLLAHELPQEVGDFGILVRSGFSVPKALFFNFLSALVALAGTALALFLGKDPGQSSLIEGFTAGGFIYIAVAGVLPQMNDAKTTFGSTAVQLTSLVVGMSVALCISLFE; this is translated from the exons ATGCCTTTATTCGCTTCTCGGCGATTCTGCCgtttctcccttctcctcctgcTCCTCCTCTTCCTCGTCGCTTCCCCTCTCGGTAGTTCCTCGTCCTGCCCCTTCTCCTCTGACGTTGATGGTCATCACCACCACCACGATCATGATCATGACCATGACCACGATCACGACAACGGGCATCATCACGAGCATACCGACCATGGTTTCCATGGCGAGATCCGGCGGCGGAAGCTGCCGGAAGAGTTGGCTGAGGAGGAGGATCTGATGATGCTAGAAGAAGTGGACCATgatcatcatcaccaccaccaccaccaccaccatttTGATTATCTTGGAGACCAGCACCTGGAGCTGTCGCCGATAG GTGTTTGGGTGCGGGCGATGGGGTGCTCGCTACTGGTGAGCTTGGCGTCGCTGATCTGCCTCATTCTTTTGCCCGTGATCTTCC TGAAGGGGAAGCCTTCTAAGGCTGTGGTGGATTCCTTAGCTATTTTTGGG GCTGGGGCTATGCTGGGGGATGCTTTTCTTCATCAGTTACCGCATGCATTTG GGGGAAGTCACTCGCATGCCCATGAGCACCATAATCATCATCATGAACATGGCCATTCTCATGCACATAGTTTGGAAGATCTTTCTATTGGATTGTCTATATTAT TTGGCATTGTCCTCTTCTTTTTAGTTGAGAAGGTTGTGAGGTATGTAGAAGATAATTCTGATCAAGGTGACCATGATTTGATACATGGCCACCATCATCACCATAAGCGTCATAACAAGTTAAAGGATGAAGATCATGAAGTGTTAAATGGGGACAATCAGGAGGGGAAAACAGAGAAAGAGTCATCACATAGTGAATCAGATGACACTCCAGCAAAGGGCCATTCTGACCATGATAATCTTCTTCGTAAG CGTGTTAATACTAGCAGTGGCACTGCTGTTGATGGCAAAGACTCGAAAGCTAGAAATAGTTCTGCGAGTCAGCAATCCTCCACCAGTGAGACAGCTTCTCAATCAAGTTTGGTTTTTGGATACCTGAACCTTTTCTCTGATGGTGTA CACAATTTTACAGATGGTATGGCCTTAGGAAGTGCGTTCTTGTTGCACGGTTCAGTCGGTGGGTGGTCTAGAACATTATTCTTGCTTGCTCATGAGCTTCCTCAAGAG GTGGGTGATTTCGGAATCTTGGTGAGATCAGGATTTTCAGTTCCTAAAGCACTATTTTTCAATTTTCTTTCGGCACTGGTAGCCTTGGCTGGAACTGCACTG GCCTTGTTCTTAGGTAAAGATCcagggcaatcatccttgatcgaG GGGTTCACTGCCGGCGGTTTCATTTACATAGCAGTCGCAGGCGTCCTTCCTCAGATGAACGATGCAAAGACAACATTTGGCAGCACAGCAGTTCAGTTAACTTCCCTCGTAGTAGGAATGTCTGTTGCACTTTGCATCTCCCTCTTCGAGTAA
- the LOC122046069 gene encoding protein trichome birefringence-like translates to MNESSKLAQGSSIIFDLRALFSLLRARRTKVFLYGFAVAFAAFTAYLAFCPAEKGSPWFNDIFSSASASTAAYRSQISSLVSSYIFPNSSSPRNPAPLSEVDGGGGSQGGGASESNLTSNGNGGGAGDQKSGVLVKKNETAAEGVKEDSGGSRDQKSGVLAKKNETTAGGGAAEKGGILVSNNHTSTGIEPQGSDVTNNKTTNGDPKKKDLAASTKPTAPATKNQTASGSQSKNKTASGVLPTKISDSQSENATRATDTSKKDSSSATPKNQTAKATASAKNGNSPIKNQAPNEVASQETQVPKSSKESAINPQNNASSVAKLDEKGKQVDWISSMKSCDLFQGKWVKDDSYPLYAEGSCPHIDEPFDCYHNGRPDRAYQKLRWQPTGCNIPRLNGTDMLERLRGKRLVFVGDSLNRNMWESLVCVLRNSIKDRSKVFEASGRHEFRTEGSYSFVFKDFNCSVEFFRSPFLVQEWEMPISNGTKKETLRLDIIERSSSRYKDADVIVFNTGHWWTHEKTAKGKDYYQEGDHIYTELNVVEAFHKALNTWAKWVDANVNPKKSLVFFRGYSSSHFRGGQWNSGGQCDKETEPIKNEKYLSSYPSKMTVLESVIKGMKTHIGYLNITRMTDYRKDAHPSIYRKQNLTDEERRDPERFQDCSHWCLPGVPDNWNELLYAQLILKQQQQQLL, encoded by the exons ATGAACGAGTCCTCGAAGCTTGCTCAGGGCTCGTCCATCATTTTCGATCTGAGAGCGCTCTTCTCTCTTCTGAGGGCTCGGAGGACGAAGGTCTTCCTCTATGGCTTTGCCGTCGCCTTCGCCGCTTTTACTGCCTACTTGGCCTTCTGTCCCGCCGAGAAGGGCTCGCCTTGGTTCAACGACATCTTCAGCTCCGCTTCCGCGTCCACCGCCGCCTACCGATCGCAAATCTCTTCGCTTGTGTCCTCCTACATCTTCCCTAACTCCTCTTCTCCGAGAAATCCGGCGCCTCTATCGGAGGTTGACGGCGGCGGCGGGTCGCAGGGAGGCGGCGCCTCGGAGAGTAATTTGACCAGTAACGGCAACGGCGGCGGAGCAGGGGACCAAAAAAGTGGGGTCTTGGTGAAGAAGAACGAGACGGCGGCGGAGGGCGTCAAAGAAGATAGCGGCGGATCGAGGGACCAAAAGAGTGGGGTCTTGGCGAAGAAGAACGAGACGACGGCTGGCGGCGGCGCTGCCGAGAAAGGAGGGATCTTGGTGTCGAACAACCACACTTCTACTGGAATTGAGCCGCAGGGAAGCGATGTTACCAATAACAAGACGACCAATGGAGATCCCAAGAAGAAGGATCTTGCTGCCTCGACGAAACCCACAGCCCCGGCGACCAAGAATCAAACAGCAAGTGGATCGcaatccaaaaacaaaaccgcATCTGGAGTTCTTCCGACAAAAATCAGCGATTCCCAATCGGAAAACGCGACTAGGGCTACGGACACATCGAAGAAAGATTCTTCATCTGCAACACCGAAAAATCAGACTGCCAAAGCAACTGCTTCTGCCAAAAATGGAAATTCACCTATCAAGAATCAAGCCCCAAACGAAGTAGCTTCGCAAGAAACTCAAGTTCCCAAGAGTAGCAAGGAATCCGCCATTAATCCTCAGAACAATGCTTCCTCAGTTGCAAAGCTCGATGAGAAAGGAAAACAGGTGGATTGGATCAGTTCCATGAAAAGTTGTGATCTTTTTCAAGGCAAATGGGTGAAGGATGATTCCTACCCTCTCTACGCCGAGGGCTCCTGCCCACACATCGACGAGCCTTTCGACTGCTACCACAATGGCAGACCCGACCGAGCTTATCAGAAACTCCGATGGCAGCCTACAGGCTGCAATATCCCAAG ATTGAATGGCACTGATATGTTGGAGAGATTGAGAGGGAAGAGGCTCGTGTTCGTCGGCGATTCGCTAAACCGAAACATGTGGGAATCCTTGGTTTGTGTCTTAAGGAACTCCATTAAAGACAGAAGCAAGGTTTTCGAGGCCTCAGGAAGGCATGAATTCAGAACAGAGGGCTCTTATTCATTTGTCTTCAAG GATTTCAATTGCTCGGTGGAGTTCTTCCGCTCTCCGTTTCTTGTCCAAGAATGGGAGATGCCGATTAGCAATGGCACGAAGAAGGAGACTCTCCGGCTCGACATTATCGAGAGATCGTCTTCTAGGTACAAAGATGCGGATGTTATCGTCTTCAACACGGGGCATTGGTGGACTCATGAGAAGACCGCAAAAGG GAAAGACTACTACCAAGAAGGAGATCATATTTACACTGAATTGAATGTGGTGGAAGCATTCCACAAAGCTCTAAACACATGGGCAAAATGGGTGGATGCAAATGTGAATCCCAAAAAGTCCCTAGTGTTCTTCAGGGGCTATTCTTCCTCCCATTTCAG GGGCGGGCAATGGAATTCAGGCGGGCAATGCGACAAGGAGACAGAGCCCATAAAGAATGAGAAGTACCTCTCATCCTATCCATCCAAGATGACTGTGTTGGAATCTGTCATCAAGGGAATGAAAACCCATATCGGGTATCTGAACATTACGAGGATGACCGACTACCGGAAGGATGCTCATCCTTCGATCTACCGGAAGCAGAACCTGACGGATGAGGAAAGGCGAGATCCTGAGAGATTTCAGGATTGCAGCCATTGGTGCCTCCCTGGAGTTCCTGATAACTGGAATGAGCTACTCTATGCACAGCTAATTCTTAAACAACAGCAGCAGCAGCTTCTGTGA